CAAGGAAAATGGCAAGCAAAGCAGGTGGTGATGGCAAAGAAGCCATAAATGAGCAAGTAATCGCCAACACTTATGCCAACATGCGCACCGAAATGAACCAACTCTACACCAAGATCACGGAGCTGGAGATGGAGGTCAGCGAGCACTCCCTTGTGATCGGCGCGATCGAGCCGCTGGACCCCTTGAGGCGCTGCTACAGGATGATTGGCGGCATCCTGGTGGAGAGGACCATCAAGGAGGTCCTGCCCGCGGTGAATCGCAACAAGGAGGGCCTCGAGGAGGTGATCGCTCGCATGCACGAGGCActtgagaggaagaagaaggagatcacCGAGTTCGAGCTCAAGTACAAGATCAGGATCCGGAAGGCTGACAACGACGCTGAGGAAGGCGGGAAGAAAGAAGGCACTGCGCAGGGAGTTCTTGTTGGTCCTGCTGGGCAGTAAAGCTGAGTTAGAGAGACCTGCATGATTCAAGTTACTATATGGTGCCCAGACCGAGTTCGAGCTTAAGTACAAGATCAGGATTTAGAAGGCTGATAATGACGCCAAGGAAGGCACTGCGCAGGGCTTGTTGTCCTCCTGGGCAGTAAAACTTTGTTTAGATAGAATTGCATCTTACAAGTTTTACGGTGACCAGAATCCAAATTGCTCTTTGCTTGATGTGGAATGGtgtctgtgtgtttgtttggGGGTGATATGCTTCTTTAGAACTGACGATTTTGCGAAAAACAACTAGATTATGCTAAGATGAGGATCTCGTTGGGAGCTGAATGGTCTGCGCCAGTTGCGTCTTGAATAGTGTCTGTTCTCCAGGTGTTATGTTTCTGTCTCTTGATGGCGCGTTTCAGATTTCACAGAACTATGGATTCTGCAGGGAAGTTCCAACCTATTCCAACCGATGCTGAATTTCCTGATAATGGACTGTTTAAACGGCCATGCCTGCTTGATCTTGTTGAGAAATgaggtaaaaaaaagaaagagatttcctaaagttgaaaaaaaaggagaaacattaggatttgtatttttattttgtgGCCAAGAAATACGAACCCAGCATATCGTTTGTGTTTTTTTGAGAGACATTTTAAAATGTGCTGTGATTTAGGAAAACCAAATTATAAAATTTGGGCTGAAATCCGGCCCAAACCGAAAAATAAAGGCCATCGGACGGTTTCTCCAGCGCCGGGCATTGGGGCAATCTCGGCGTCCGGCTCAGCGGCCTCGCCCTCTCCCACCGCAGCATCCCTTGTTCCCACCGACGCAAAACCCTCGCGGACCTGAGAAACCCTAGAAAAGCGATGGcccccggcggcgaggccaaggcgaacccaggcggaggcggcggaggtggtgggagGAAGCGCAAGTTCCTCCCCCACGGGAAGCCGGTGCGGAAGGGGGCCTACCCGCTGCGCCCCGGGGTGCAGGGCTTCTTCATCAcctgcgacggcggccgcgagcgCCAGGCCACCCGCGAGGCCCTCTCCCTCCTCGATTCCGTAAGGCCGCTCCCTACAACTCCGCTTCCCCCGTACCTGTACTTGACCGGCGTGTAGGGGACTAGTGGTACGCCCTCTTGGGTCCGGCGCGGGCGACGCTCGCTCGCTAGGTGTTCGTCGCATTACCCGTGCC
This genomic window from Setaria viridis chromosome 8, Setaria_viridis_v4.0, whole genome shotgun sequence contains:
- the LOC117833034 gene encoding prefoldin subunit 2 — its product is MASKAGGDGKEAINEQVIANTYANMRTEMNQLYTKITELEMEVSEHSLVIGAIEPLDPLRRCYRMIGGILVERTIKEVLPAVNRNKEGLEEVIARMHEALERKKKEITEFELKYKIRIRKADNDAEEGGKKEGTAQGVLVGPAGQ